A region from the uncultured Draconibacterium sp. genome encodes:
- a CDS encoding SEC-C domain-containing protein — protein sequence MKLIRQFIHKLFKNSDSKEYVEIQRNELCFCQSGKKYKNCHFSILDKKGKIALWEIDTNTQNKEVKIYSRRKFKDIAYKQPTSLRGSDVKATNIALNDYNPEVHDIYKFQ from the coding sequence ATGAAATTGATTAGACAATTCATACATAAACTATTCAAGAATTCTGACTCAAAAGAGTATGTTGAAATTCAAAGAAATGAACTCTGTTTTTGCCAGAGTGGAAAAAAATATAAGAATTGTCATTTTTCGATTTTGGATAAAAAAGGGAAAATAGCATTATGGGAAATCGATACTAATACGCAAAATAAAGAGGTTAAAATCTATTCGAGAAGGAAGTTCAAAGACATTGCATATAAACAACCCACAAGTTTGAGAGGTTCTGATGTAAAAGCCACAAACATTGCGTTAAACGATTACAATCCAGAAGTTCACGACATTTATAAGTTCCAATAA
- a CDS encoding RNA-binding domain-containing protein: protein MIETVCKILDRIDIEGKEYFKLLDSATNEDYVIPLNQLFNDNLFIGSEYKFYKQYNSKLQRYFLTQQHPFYKLNCNYEFKIVEQELNDDSKIEAFIVEDNDRNQIRVRALLWQQDVWSKETLNCHVVAFSKKGLVLRNSDFSNLPYNIGSVHEFKVIGFGEFKNNKNITVPSVILEHSDGSELSVTAFKWQNEKNWKFETLFCEVLKYNSFGKPHLKNVDERHPIFEVGKKYDFEVTDLKTKLDLKTNKKYNIIELKGLDGCIHETNALPGQMRTLKVGEKIQCILKAVGYNLRLNQTNIKDPYFASIDEIVKQKEFVTKFFDKAISDDKDEDSIELAEKYNSNSAFWVFTFCNKILTRYFKEFSERYDYKSSKQVAELIITIEKWIIKSGIITSFPNEEARKNTIAKAKQQLEKYVRINDILTILEELDLHEFFTKKHEQVNSSNIEDLYYILLFSDINQVEESLFIKYLTDVLNKLELDAASIYNLKKLDKSLQLNKKVFYSDEYERSFNLSFGNNSLFQSESEKNKYFTLSFCQFLINDKLNNNERANYLLGKILRQLFYSTFDISFKEKLLFNAYYYQSNQFQQNAHPFKFTEKLEIIEDNLPENPNCCQGNNDDWILIKDSYDKKSVIEVKAIKKEFNGFVVDYKGIKGFLPFNHITENSLKYYSYSKVDFTLTVYCILISEEFNFFVAKQPNRNTQEYICSNNLLGQIKVGDIVEGKVKSVEKYGVFITSYWGDGLLHIKNISTHFWDKERLHTYFSKGDLITTKVINIEGNKIALSYIDLIDTEEEDKYFDFINYVDFGDVFTSNNYDSDASLIIDDEEVKYNQLEKAFCFEQYAMLKKSLDEKIHYLRLSKQFFSSINNSRSYLINIYTNYFELLKLIEEVINDFSIEKIERIKSEALIVNEKVKSQEQTLEIFPDSKKLIFFINIISLFNDTSESGIHSLYELLQKNSNQKVLKTIAKITLANNLLISESEENSDFVRKNLRHIKAYLDDGVLSLKETESDRLERELKEKVKYWSDRIQEDESETQEFKSTFFTPVPDEAKQKEKAKLVEILNKTDKKDGLLKKIDAIDGKLASKAVIHSSLKTLCAFANTNGGTLIIGISDNKSTVGLEVDYKNLKGKKNRDGFGLFFDQKIKEYFEPSFSSLLERDFLKFPDGDILIVSVKQSVEPVFLLKDEEGKSTEELFVRDLTSTKEIVDKRDLVKFVKQKEKEYLKTKIDD, encoded by the coding sequence ATGATAGAAACAGTTTGTAAAATATTAGATAGAATTGATATTGAAGGAAAGGAATACTTTAAACTTCTTGATAGTGCAACTAATGAGGATTATGTAATTCCTTTAAATCAACTTTTTAATGACAACTTATTTATAGGGAGTGAATACAAGTTTTACAAACAATATAATTCTAAATTACAAAGATACTTTCTCACTCAACAACATCCATTTTACAAACTAAACTGTAATTACGAATTTAAGATTGTCGAGCAAGAACTCAATGATGACAGTAAAATAGAAGCTTTTATTGTCGAAGACAATGATAGAAATCAAATACGTGTAAGAGCTCTGTTATGGCAACAGGATGTTTGGAGCAAAGAAACATTGAATTGTCATGTAGTTGCTTTTAGCAAAAAAGGATTAGTATTACGAAATTCTGATTTTTCAAATTTACCTTACAATATTGGCTCGGTACATGAATTTAAAGTAATAGGATTTGGAGAATTTAAGAACAATAAAAATATAACTGTTCCTTCAGTAATATTGGAACATTCTGATGGCTCCGAGTTAAGTGTTACTGCGTTTAAATGGCAGAACGAAAAAAACTGGAAATTTGAAACTCTATTTTGTGAAGTATTAAAGTATAACTCATTTGGTAAACCCCATTTAAAAAATGTAGATGAAAGGCATCCAATCTTTGAAGTAGGAAAGAAATATGATTTTGAGGTTACTGATTTAAAAACAAAACTAGACCTAAAAACCAATAAGAAATATAACATCATTGAACTCAAAGGCCTTGATGGTTGCATACATGAAACAAATGCTTTACCTGGTCAAATGCGAACTTTAAAAGTTGGTGAAAAGATTCAGTGTATTTTAAAGGCTGTTGGTTATAATCTGCGATTGAATCAAACGAATATTAAAGACCCATATTTTGCTTCAATTGATGAAATAGTTAAACAAAAAGAGTTTGTAACCAAGTTTTTTGACAAAGCCATTTCTGATGACAAGGATGAAGATTCAATTGAACTAGCAGAAAAGTACAATTCGAATAGTGCATTTTGGGTATTCACATTTTGCAATAAAATCCTCACAAGATACTTCAAGGAATTCAGCGAGCGCTACGATTATAAATCAAGCAAACAGGTTGCCGAATTAATCATCACAATTGAAAAGTGGATAATCAAAAGTGGTATCATCACTTCATTTCCTAATGAGGAAGCAAGAAAAAACACCATAGCTAAGGCAAAACAGCAATTAGAGAAGTATGTTAGGATAAATGATATTCTTACCATTCTGGAAGAATTAGACTTACATGAATTCTTTACAAAGAAACATGAGCAAGTAAATTCCTCAAATATTGAAGACCTATATTACATCCTTTTATTCTCAGACATCAATCAGGTTGAGGAATCTTTGTTTATCAAATATCTAACTGATGTTTTGAATAAATTGGAACTTGATGCGGCATCTATTTACAACCTTAAGAAACTTGACAAGTCGCTACAGTTAAATAAGAAGGTCTTTTATAGTGATGAATATGAAAGGTCTTTCAATTTATCATTTGGGAACAATAGTTTATTTCAAAGTGAGAGTGAAAAAAATAAATACTTTACATTATCGTTTTGCCAGTTTCTTATAAATGACAAACTCAATAACAATGAAAGAGCAAATTACTTATTGGGTAAAATATTAAGGCAACTTTTTTACTCGACCTTTGATATTAGTTTTAAAGAGAAATTGCTTTTCAATGCTTACTATTATCAGAGTAATCAATTTCAGCAAAATGCACATCCGTTTAAGTTTACTGAAAAATTAGAAATAATTGAAGATAACCTTCCTGAAAACCCTAATTGTTGCCAAGGTAATAATGACGATTGGATTCTCATAAAAGATTCTTATGATAAGAAAAGTGTAATTGAAGTAAAGGCAATAAAGAAAGAATTTAATGGATTTGTCGTTGATTATAAAGGTATCAAAGGCTTCTTACCTTTCAACCATATTACGGAAAACTCCTTAAAGTATTATTCGTATTCCAAGGTTGATTTTACATTAACAGTTTACTGTATTCTTATTAGTGAAGAATTTAATTTCTTTGTTGCAAAACAACCAAATAGAAATACACAAGAATATATCTGCAGCAATAACCTTCTTGGGCAAATAAAGGTTGGTGATATTGTCGAAGGAAAAGTTAAATCTGTTGAAAAGTATGGCGTTTTCATAACAAGCTATTGGGGTGATGGACTTTTGCATATAAAGAATATTTCCACTCATTTTTGGGACAAAGAAAGACTTCATACTTATTTTAGTAAAGGTGACCTTATAACAACAAAAGTTATTAATATCGAAGGAAACAAGATTGCGTTAAGTTATATTGACTTAATTGATACAGAAGAGGAAGATAAGTATTTTGATTTTATAAATTATGTTGATTTTGGGGATGTCTTTACATCGAACAATTATGATTCAGACGCCAGTCTAATTATTGATGATGAAGAGGTAAAATACAACCAGTTAGAAAAAGCATTTTGCTTCGAGCAATACGCTATGTTAAAAAAATCACTAGACGAAAAGATTCATTATTTACGCTTGAGTAAGCAGTTTTTCTCATCAATAAATAATTCACGCTCATATTTAATTAATATATACACTAATTATTTTGAGCTCCTAAAGCTAATCGAGGAAGTAATTAATGATTTCTCAATTGAGAAAATTGAAAGGATTAAATCAGAAGCTCTAATAGTTAATGAGAAAGTTAAATCTCAAGAACAAACATTGGAAATATTTCCTGATTCAAAAAAATTAATCTTTTTCATAAATATAATTAGCTTATTTAACGACACTTCAGAATCTGGAATACACTCTCTTTATGAGTTACTTCAAAAGAACTCAAATCAAAAGGTTCTAAAAACTATCGCAAAGATTACATTAGCCAATAACCTGTTAATTTCAGAGTCAGAAGAAAACTCTGATTTTGTTAGAAAAAATCTAAGGCATATAAAAGCATATCTTGATGATGGTGTACTTTCTTTAAAGGAGACAGAATCTGATAGGCTTGAAAGGGAATTAAAAGAAAAAGTAAAGTACTGGTCTGACAGAATTCAAGAAGATGAGAGTGAAACACAAGAATTTAAATCAACCTTTTTTACGCCAGTGCCAGATGAAGCAAAGCAAAAAGAGAAAGCGAAACTGGTTGAAATTCTGAATAAAACAGATAAGAAGGACGGGTTATTAAAAAAGATTGATGCAATTGATGGCAAGTTAGCTTCAAAAGCGGTGATTCATAGTTCATTAAAAACACTGTGTGCTTTTGCAAATACTAATGGAGGAACTTTAATAATCGGAATTTCCGATAATAAATCTACCGTAGGTCTTGAAGTAGACTATAAAAATTTAAAAGGGAAAAAGAATCGTGATGGATTTGGATTATTCTTTGACCAAAAGATTAAAGAATACTTCGAACCAAGTTTTTCATCATTGTTAGAACGTGATTTTTTGAAATTTCCTGATGGTGACATCTTGATTGTTTCAGTGAAACAAAGTGTTGAACCAGTTTTTTTGCTAAAAGATGAAGAAGGTAAGTCTACTGAGGAACTTTTTGTCAGGGATTTAACTTCAACCAAAGAAATAGTTGATAAAAGAGATTTAGTGAAATTCGTTAAACAGAAAGAAAAAGAATATCTAAAAACTAAAATTGATGATTAA
- a CDS encoding ATP-binding protein gives MNFYQITILFSQGVLVSLLILLLFHLRKKLGIGILFACVGLFQFMQVFLSSTVYIELAKNFLVSPGSSVLFTATLFAVLIIYIKEDASETRKIIYALMITNIVMSILIQSFGWNIKESSTYNPFSVSTNLFDNNAWVLFVGTIALFFDSLLIIVIYEFTSRHLSNLFLQICFTMLIVVSFDTTFFSILAFWNYDNLNTILVSGLISKGIFAIFYSVIFSIYLKYFDTREFKTDYFKINDVFKPLTYRQKFEIAKSDAIKTSEEVKLKEIKYQTLTNTSSVGIFHTSSDGYTTFVNPKWSEISGLSMNEALGDGWFKAVHPDDIEKIKNEWKLATIEHRTSETQYRFLLNDGSTKWVLGRAVPEINDNNQIIGYVGTITDITNIKLFEQEQILLKEKAEESDRLKSAFLANMSHEIRTPMNGILGFAGLLKGAELSGEQQKKYIQIIEKSGARMLNIINDIVSISKIESGTLDINLTETNINNQLQFIYDSLKLDADNKKLNLTFTSALTGKDAIIKTDNEKLYGILSNLVKNAIKYTDKGTIEFGYTKKGNEFEFFVKDTGIGIPKERQDAIFERFIQADIVDKMARQGAGLGLTISRAYVEMLGGKIWVESEEAKGSTFFFTLPCNIDAERKTAVPDRSEKESIQIIPEISELKVLVAEDDEASEMLISIELKKFSREILKASTGKGAIETCRKNPDIDLVLMDIQMPDLNGYQATHEIRKFNKDVIIIAQTAFALSGDREKAIKAGCNNYISKPIKQAELLALIQTYFKK, from the coding sequence ATGAACTTTTATCAGATAACAATATTATTTTCACAAGGTGTATTAGTTTCATTATTGATTCTTTTGCTTTTTCACCTTCGTAAAAAACTTGGAATAGGAATACTCTTTGCATGTGTGGGATTATTTCAATTTATGCAGGTTTTTCTTTCCAGTACAGTTTATATTGAATTGGCAAAGAATTTCCTAGTATCACCAGGTTCATCAGTTTTATTTACAGCTACACTTTTTGCTGTTTTAATAATTTACATAAAAGAAGATGCTAGCGAAACCCGAAAAATAATTTACGCACTGATGATTACTAATATTGTTATGTCAATACTCATACAATCATTTGGCTGGAATATTAAAGAATCATCAACTTACAATCCGTTTAGTGTTTCAACAAATCTTTTTGACAATAATGCATGGGTGTTATTTGTGGGCACAATTGCGCTTTTTTTCGACTCGTTGTTAATTATCGTTATATACGAATTTACGTCCCGACATCTGTCAAACTTATTTCTTCAAATTTGTTTTACCATGCTAATCGTGGTGAGTTTTGACACTACATTCTTTTCAATTTTAGCATTTTGGAACTACGATAATTTAAATACTATTTTAGTATCAGGCTTAATTTCAAAGGGCATTTTTGCGATTTTTTATAGTGTTATCTTTTCTATTTATTTGAAATATTTCGACACGAGGGAGTTCAAAACCGATTACTTTAAAATAAATGATGTATTCAAGCCATTGACTTACAGACAGAAATTTGAAATCGCTAAATCTGATGCGATTAAAACTTCAGAAGAAGTTAAATTGAAGGAAATTAAATATCAAACACTAACGAATACATCTTCCGTTGGTATTTTTCATACGAGCAGTGACGGATACACAACTTTTGTCAACCCGAAATGGAGTGAGATTTCCGGTTTGTCGATGAATGAAGCCCTTGGAGATGGATGGTTTAAAGCAGTCCATCCTGACGATATTGAAAAAATCAAAAATGAATGGAAACTGGCAACCATTGAGCATAGAACATCCGAAACTCAATATCGGTTTTTATTAAATGATGGTTCAACTAAATGGGTATTGGGTCGTGCCGTTCCTGAAATAAACGACAATAATCAAATAATAGGATATGTAGGTACAATTACAGACATCACCAACATAAAACTATTTGAGCAAGAGCAAATCTTATTGAAAGAAAAAGCGGAAGAAAGCGACCGCCTGAAATCTGCATTCCTTGCCAATATGAGCCATGAAATACGAACACCAATGAATGGTATTTTGGGTTTTGCAGGACTGCTGAAAGGAGCTGAACTATCTGGAGAGCAACAAAAAAAATACATTCAGATTATTGAAAAAAGTGGAGCCCGAATGCTTAATATTATTAATGATATTGTGAGCATTTCTAAAATAGAATCTGGCACATTGGACATCAACCTTACAGAAACGAATATAAATAATCAATTACAATTTATTTACGATTCGTTAAAACTCGATGCCGATAATAAAAAACTTAATCTAACTTTTACAAGTGCATTAACTGGAAAAGATGCAATTATTAAAACAGATAACGAGAAGTTATATGGAATTCTTTCTAATTTGGTTAAAAATGCCATAAAATATACCGACAAAGGAACAATAGAATTTGGGTATACTAAGAAAGGAAATGAATTTGAATTTTTTGTCAAAGACACCGGAATAGGAATTCCAAAAGAAAGACAGGATGCCATATTTGAACGTTTTATTCAAGCGGATATAGTTGATAAAATGGCACGACAAGGCGCTGGTCTTGGATTAACTATTTCCAGAGCTTATGTGGAAATGTTAGGTGGTAAAATATGGGTAGAAAGCGAAGAAGCTAAGGGTTCAACCTTCTTTTTTACCCTTCCATGCAATATAGATGCTGAAAGAAAAACCGCAGTACCTGATAGGTCTGAAAAAGAATCAATACAAATAATTCCGGAAATTTCTGAGTTGAAAGTATTAGTTGCCGAAGATGATGAAGCATCTGAAATGTTGATTTCAATAGAACTGAAAAAGTTTAGCAGGGAAATACTGAAAGCAAGCACAGGAAAAGGAGCTATTGAAACCTGCCGTAAAAATCCTGATATTGATTTAGTGCTCATGGACATTCAAATGCCGGATTTGAACGGATATCAAGCCACCCATGAAATTCGCAAATTCAATAAAGATGTGATTATAATTGCCCAAACTGCTTTTGCCCTTTCTGGCGACAGAGAAAAAGCTATTAAAGCGGGTTGTAATAATTATATTTCAAAACCAATAAAACAAGCTGAATTATTGGCATTAATACAAACTTATTTCAAAAAATGA
- a CDS encoding S-4TM family putative pore-forming effector encodes MNNIQTNQNKADFIRLLKAQRVAYSIAKRCMSVEVIILLISIIFPILLIFFPDLVEQSLVIILSGGLVILSVLLNNLMKNRTNVAAKIQEEFDTKLFNLTWNSLLCGSNAIDQETNAKENAKWDKKIYTPFRFDNGDTKKQLLARSRYLLFKSADKWSQSQKQRAKILFAQYPDIKKAFDLTHDLRIIFAKTKDKAVAYTKLAHWYNKVTDSGFRSFNTISATIYTHYKEILNFFDQRSTNASAESFNAKLKAFRAALRGVSDIKYFLFRVAKIYA; translated from the coding sequence ATGAATAATATTCAAACAAATCAAAATAAGGCAGATTTTATACGATTGCTAAAAGCACAGAGAGTTGCATACTCCATTGCAAAAAGATGTATGTCTGTTGAAGTTATCATTCTATTGATTTCAATTATCTTTCCTATACTTTTAATATTCTTCCCAGACTTGGTCGAACAAAGTCTAGTAATTATTCTAAGTGGTGGACTAGTAATTTTATCTGTTCTATTAAATAATCTAATGAAAAATAGAACAAATGTTGCCGCAAAAATTCAAGAAGAATTTGACACAAAACTTTTCAATCTAACTTGGAATAGTCTGCTCTGCGGCAGTAACGCCATTGACCAAGAAACAAATGCTAAAGAGAATGCTAAATGGGACAAGAAAATTTACACCCCGTTTCGCTTTGATAATGGAGATACAAAAAAACAATTACTGGCTCGCAGCAGGTATCTTTTGTTTAAATCAGCTGACAAATGGAGTCAGTCTCAAAAACAAAGAGCCAAAATTCTTTTTGCACAATACCCCGATATTAAAAAGGCATTTGACCTAACACACGATTTGAGAATCATTTTTGCAAAAACAAAAGATAAGGCCGTGGCATACACAAAACTGGCACACTGGTATAATAAAGTCACAGACTCCGGCTTTCGGTCGTTTAATACAATCTCTGCTACTATTTACACCCACTACAAGGAAATACTCAACTTCTTTGACCAACGAAGCACCAATGCTTCCGCAGAATCTTTCAATGCCAAACTGAAAGCTTTTAGAGCAGCATTGAGAGGCGTAAGTGACATTAAATACTTTCTGTTTAGAGTAGCTAAAATTTATGCCTGA
- a CDS encoding metallophosphoesterase, producing the protein MYDIIGDVHGYATLLKKLLLEMGYKKTNGSFYHESRKAIFVGDFINRGPEIRKTIRIIKAMVEAGHAYAVLGNHELNAIIYHLKDKQGRSIINKPSKYFLSLFKTINEYSAQSLEWRENLKWLRTLPLFLDFGEIRVVHACWSDQAIQTAAGLYEDGRLRKKVFRKVYKKNNSEEAKCMWLLTKGINMNMPSDLRVMNNKGVSPRSFRIKWWENLAGYDFRTASFESKFTMPAYTIPKEIVPATFPYPEDAPILFFGHYCRGVGPYLIKPNICCVDSCVTGTKSLLAYRWSGEKELNMNHLVKMSM; encoded by the coding sequence ATGTACGATATTATTGGAGATGTGCATGGGTATGCCACCCTGTTAAAAAAGCTGTTGCTTGAAATGGGGTACAAAAAAACAAATGGTAGTTTTTATCATGAATCGCGAAAAGCCATTTTTGTTGGAGATTTTATAAATCGCGGACCAGAGATACGAAAAACAATTCGAATAATAAAGGCAATGGTTGAAGCCGGACATGCCTATGCTGTGCTGGGAAATCATGAGTTAAATGCCATAATATACCACCTGAAAGATAAACAAGGACGCTCGATTATAAATAAACCCAGCAAGTATTTTCTTTCCTTATTTAAAACAATAAACGAATATTCCGCACAATCGCTCGAGTGGCGCGAAAACCTGAAATGGTTGCGCACCTTGCCCTTGTTTTTAGATTTTGGCGAAATAAGGGTAGTACATGCCTGTTGGAGCGACCAGGCCATACAAACTGCAGCTGGTTTGTACGAGGATGGGAGATTACGAAAAAAAGTTTTCCGGAAAGTTTATAAAAAAAACAATTCAGAGGAGGCTAAATGTATGTGGTTGCTTACAAAAGGTATAAACATGAATATGCCGTCAGATTTGAGGGTAATGAACAATAAAGGGGTTTCTCCGCGTTCATTTCGTATAAAATGGTGGGAAAATCTGGCCGGATACGATTTTAGAACCGCTTCCTTTGAAAGCAAATTTACGATGCCTGCCTATACCATACCCAAAGAGATTGTTCCAGCGACCTTTCCTTATCCCGAAGATGCCCCAATTTTATTCTTTGGACATTATTGCCGCGGGGTAGGTCCGTACCTGATAAAACCTAATATTTGTTGTGTAGATTCATGTGTTACCGGTACAAAATCGCTTTTAGCCTACAGGTGGAGTGGAGAAAAAGAGCTAAATATGAATCATTTAGTAAAAATGAGTATGTAA
- a CDS encoding MFS transporter — METKNQNRTVPIIMMILLFGMISFVTNLAAPMGVVLKAQFGASNFQGMMGNAMNFIAYAVMGIPGGILLQRIGYKKTALIAIAVGFIGVGIQYLSGYASETSAFSVYLAGAFVAGFSMTLLNTVVNPMLNTLGGGGNKGNQLIQVGGSFNSVMATITPIFVGVLIGEAAKARISDIFPVMYIAMGVFALVFFVLLFVTIPEPTLEFAKEPMKNLMAGAMKFRHFVLGAVAIFVYVGVEIGVPGTMILWLSEPGGVGMNAGVAGSIAGAYWMLMLVGRLTGAAIGGKVSSRTMLTVASGLGLILVLAGIFMPVSASVSLGAFGVDQIPVKALLFVLVGLCTSIMWGGIFNLAVEGLGKYVAAASGIFMTMVVGGGLVPLVQNAVADAAGFIPSYWVMVVCLGYLFFYAVIGSKVTKRAD; from the coding sequence ATGGAAACGAAAAATCAAAATCGTACAGTTCCTATTATTATGATGATCTTACTCTTTGGTATGATCTCATTTGTTACCAACCTGGCAGCACCAATGGGAGTTGTTTTAAAAGCTCAGTTCGGAGCCAGTAACTTTCAGGGGATGATGGGTAATGCAATGAATTTTATTGCATACGCTGTTATGGGAATTCCGGGTGGAATTTTATTACAACGAATTGGCTACAAAAAAACAGCCCTAATTGCTATTGCAGTGGGTTTTATTGGCGTCGGAATCCAATATCTTTCGGGTTACGCCAGCGAAACTTCTGCATTTTCTGTTTACCTGGCAGGTGCATTTGTGGCCGGTTTTTCAATGACTTTATTAAACACAGTTGTTAACCCAATGCTTAACACCTTAGGTGGGGGTGGCAACAAAGGTAACCAGCTTATTCAGGTTGGAGGTTCATTCAACTCTGTAATGGCTACTATTACTCCAATATTTGTTGGTGTTTTAATTGGTGAAGCTGCAAAAGCGAGAATTTCTGATATTTTTCCGGTAATGTACATTGCAATGGGGGTGTTTGCCCTTGTTTTCTTTGTATTGTTATTTGTAACTATTCCTGAGCCAACTTTGGAATTTGCCAAAGAACCTATGAAAAACCTTATGGCTGGTGCAATGAAATTTCGCCATTTTGTTTTGGGTGCGGTTGCCATTTTTGTATACGTAGGTGTAGAAATTGGTGTGCCCGGAACAATGATTCTTTGGTTGTCGGAACCAGGTGGAGTTGGAATGAATGCTGGCGTGGCAGGTTCTATTGCCGGGGCTTACTGGATGTTAATGCTGGTTGGTCGTCTGACAGGAGCAGCTATTGGCGGCAAAGTTTCAAGTAGAACCATGTTAACTGTGGCGTCAGGCCTGGGGCTAATTTTAGTTCTTGCTGGTATTTTTATGCCCGTATCGGCAAGCGTTAGTCTGGGTGCTTTTGGTGTTGACCAAATACCCGTGAAAGCTCTGTTGTTTGTATTGGTTGGTTTGTGTACTTCAATTATGTGGGGGGGTATTTTTAACCTTGCAGTTGAAGGACTGGGAAAATACGTTGCAGCAGCCTCCGGTATTTTTATGACAATGGTTGTAGGTGGTGGATTGGTTCCATTGGTGCAAAATGCAGTTGCTGATGCCGCCGGATTTATCCCAAGTTACTGGGTAATGGTAGTTTGCCTGGGTTATCTATTCTTTTATGCTGTAATTGGAAGTAAAGTAACCAAGCGTGCCGATTAA
- a CDS encoding UDP-glucose--hexose-1-phosphate uridylyltransferase, whose amino-acid sequence MSFNIEDHPHKRYNPLTGDWILVSPHRAKRPWQGQVEKPVIEERPKYDPNCYLCAGNERAGGKVNPDYKGTFVFTNDFSALLTDTPEGGIDDGELFQAESESGICKVICFSEDHSLTIPEMEVEDIRKVVDLWCEQYSELGENPAINYVQIFENKGSIMGCSNPHPHGQIWSSKGIPTEPSKECKTQKAYFDKHGRTMLADYVNAELNKQERLLDQNDSFVALIPFWAVWPFEAMIISKRPVQNILELSENERTDLADIYKKLTVMYDNLFETSFAYSAGLHQAPTDGQDHPEWHLHMHFYPPLLRSASVKKFMVGYEMLGTPQRDITAEGAAKRLRDLPKIHFKKN is encoded by the coding sequence ATGAGTTTTAACATAGAAGACCATCCCCATAAAAGATATAACCCGTTAACAGGCGATTGGATTTTGGTATCGCCACACCGGGCGAAAAGACCCTGGCAGGGGCAGGTTGAAAAACCTGTAATTGAAGAAAGACCCAAGTACGATCCGAATTGTTACCTGTGTGCCGGAAACGAAAGAGCTGGCGGAAAAGTAAATCCTGATTACAAAGGAACTTTTGTTTTTACCAACGATTTTAGTGCTTTGTTAACCGATACGCCTGAGGGAGGTATTGATGACGGAGAACTGTTTCAGGCAGAAAGCGAAAGTGGTATTTGTAAGGTAATTTGTTTTAGCGAAGACCATAGTCTCACCATTCCGGAAATGGAGGTGGAAGATATACGGAAAGTAGTTGATTTGTGGTGCGAACAATATAGCGAGCTGGGTGAAAATCCGGCCATTAATTATGTGCAGATTTTTGAGAATAAAGGCTCGATAATGGGCTGCTCAAATCCGCATCCGCACGGTCAAATCTGGTCGTCGAAAGGTATACCTACCGAACCATCAAAAGAGTGTAAAACGCAAAAAGCATATTTCGATAAACATGGTCGCACCATGCTGGCTGATTATGTGAATGCCGAACTTAATAAACAAGAGCGCTTGCTGGATCAAAACGATTCGTTTGTAGCATTAATACCATTTTGGGCGGTTTGGCCTTTTGAGGCAATGATAATTAGCAAACGGCCCGTGCAGAATATTCTGGAGCTTAGCGAAAACGAACGTACTGATTTGGCTGATATTTACAAAAAGCTAACGGTAATGTACGATAACCTGTTTGAAACATCATTTGCATATTCTGCAGGTTTACACCAGGCACCTACCGATGGACAGGACCATCCGGAGTGGCATTTGCACATGCATTTTTATCCACCATTATTGCGTTCGGCAAGCGTTAAAAAGTTTATGGTAGGATACGAAATGTTGGGAACACCACAACGCGACATTACTGCCGAAGGGGCTGCCAAACGATTGCGCGATTTACCAAAAATTCATTTTAAAAAGAATTAA